The genomic DNA GGTGGTTTTGCAATTACTTTATTACTAAACCCTTCTTTGTTTACTACCAATAGATTAATGGTTATTTTATTAGCAGTTCCTATAGTATTGCTTTTGTTGTTCGGAGATAAATTAAAATCTCTTTAGAGACAAAGATCTCTTTCCATATTAAAAATGAAAAGTAAGAAAGAACAACTTGATGCTCGTGGTTTTCTTCCTCTTGAGACTGTTACAAATTTTGAAAATATTTCTTACGACAGAAAAATTGAATTACTTACAAGTAAAATTGCTACAGAAAGAACTTTAGGAGCAAGATTATTAAATGAAAATAAAACTAGCAAAACTGTTGAGCATCTTATAAATGCTTTAAAAACGGAAACCAGATTGTACTCTAAAATTGAAATTTGTAATACATTATTTCAAATGGAGAAATTCTCTTTACATCCTCTTATAAATAGTTTAGGTAAGATTGGAAATAACCAACATAAGAAAGTACCAGAGAAAGAGTTTTTAAAAAACAGTTATCCTTTGCCAAGAGATATTGCGAGCCGCACTTTAATTAGAATGAGAGGTAATGTGATGCCAGAATTACTAAACGCCTTAAAATCTAAAGATAAACGTGTTTTAAGTGAATTGATTGACACTATTGGGCATATTAATTTTAACTCTAGAAGACCACGCATTTATGAATCTCTAAAATCTTGCTATCAAAAAAATAATACTGAAGATTTAATTAAATGGAAAATTATTAGAGCTTTTAGCGGAATTGATGAAAGTGAAAACTTTTTAAATGTTTTAAGCACAGAAACTAATAATGAAAGAATAAAAAAAGAGATAAAAAGAAGTTTACGCTTAATTAAAAATAGGAATAAATAACTTTTCAACTTCAACCAGAATAAGAATAAAATAGTAGCCTCATTTAGGCTAAAATATCTTCTATAGTATTGCCACTTTTCATTAATTTAAGATAAAAAAAAAAGACTCCATAAAAATATGAAGTCTTTTGAGCGAAAGACCAGGTTCGAACTGGCGACATTCAGCTTGGAAGGCTGACGCTCTACCAACTGAGCTACTTTCGCGTGGTAAAGAGCTGCAAATATAGAATGTTTTTTAACATCTGCAAGCATTTTTTTTACAAAAAATAAACCTTTTTTTTAATAGCTTTCATTATGAAATAGTTAGCAATAAAAAAACATGCTTTTTTATCAATTTTGGAAGTGACAATTTACCTTTTTTGATTATAAAACTACGTTTTGACGTTCTTAATTAGATTTTTTTGTTCCTCAAAATTCTAAATAGCTCATTATTCGTTGTATTTTCTTGTTATTTCAAGAGATAAAATTAACTTTTTAAAAATATTTTGAACTTTATCAAAAGACAAATATTGAAGGATTAATTCAGTTTTTAGAAAAAAGGCTAAATATAAAGAACGGATTTCCTCAATTATTTGAGGTTGCTATTCAAAAAGCTATTTTAGATAAAGATTGGAAAGGCTGTTTTGTTGTTAAATACTACAACAGAATTTATTTCAAATGATGGGCGTATATTAAATGCACCTTAAAAAGGAGCAGAGAGTGGGCTAATTAAATTCTAATAAAGAAGTAAAGTCTCTTGCATTCCTTTTCTACATAGTTTTTAAAGGTATTCGAGTGGTGTTTCAAATTCATTCTAATAAAAAGGAATTAAGCAGTTCGATGAATACAGTATTGTCTTTGTTGGATTGATAAAATATTTGCTATGTTAGAGAATGTCTTAAATATTGATTGTTAGAGTTTTTGTTAATATATTCTATAGTTTTTTTAAAATAGGAAAGTAAAACATTTTTTAAAGATGTATAATTCGCTACAAATGCATACATTTGACGCTTTAAATTGTAGCTATATGAATACTTTATCAAAAAATATAAAACATTTAAGAACTCTTAAAAAATTAACTCAAGAGTCTTTAGCAAAAAAGTTATCGGTTACAAGGTCAAGAATTAGTTCTTATGAAGACAATAGATCTTCACCAACTATTGATTTTTTAATAGATTTTTCGAAACTCTTTAGCATCCCAATTGATATTATTGTTAAAAAAGACCTAACAAAAGCAAAAGATGTATCGTTTATTGAGGTTGGGAATAAAAGAATATTGTTTCCAATTACAGTAGATAATGAAAATGAAAATTTGATTGAAGTTGTTCCTGTAAAAGCTTCTGCAGGTTATTTGTTAGGATATGATGACCCTGAGTATATAGAACAATTAGAAAAAATAAAATTACCTTTTTTACCTACAGGAAAACACAGAGCTTTTCCTATAAAAGGAGATTCGATGTTGCCAATGAAAGATGGTTCTTACGTGGTTGCAGAATTTGTTGAAGATATAAAAGATGCAAAAAGTGGAGTTTCCTATATTGTGGTAACAAAAGATGATGGAATGACCTATAAAAGAGTCTATAATCAAATAGAGGACAAGCAATCTTTATTATTGAAACCAGACAATCTAAGTTATCAATCTTATGAAGTTCCTGTTTCGGAAGTATTAGAATTATGGAAATTTACATGCAGCATCAACACACAAGAATATGAAGAGCATGAGTTAAAATTAAGTAGTATTATTAATATGTTTAATGGGTTAGGAGTAGAGTTAGAGGCTTTGAAGAAATCTTTAATTTAAATACTTGAAATTTATTTTTTGTAGAATTTATCTATAATTAATAAGATTTAATTGTAACTAAATATACAATATCTAATAACTGTTTCATCTTTATAAAGGTTAGTTTCTCTTTTTTTTTAAAAGTAACTTAAATTCATTAGTTCCGAAGATTTGGCTATTATATTTATCAACTGATGAGATATAATGATAGCTATATAACATAATTCTAATGTTAATTTATGTTTTTTCAATTCGTTAGTCTTCATTTTTTTTCTCTTTTATTGGTAAATTAAGAAATAGAATAGCTGCTTTTTTAATCATAATTAGAAAATTAAGGAAATTGCTTATTGAATGTTTTTATGTTCTTAAATATATTTGGAGTGTATTATTAGCAACTTTACTATTTATTTTTTGTTAATAGTTAAAATTTATATAAAACCCCCAACCTCCAAAAAAAATATTATGAAAAAATTACAATTACTTTTTATACTAGCAGCAATCGCTTTTTCTACTAAAGCTCAAGACATAGCAATGAGTACTCAAATGAGTTATAATGATAACTTTGCTAACAATGTTTCAGACAACGAAATAATTCCTCTATTAAATGAAGCTACCTATACTTATAAATATAAAGGAGACAACGTTTTGGTTATTTTTTCAGAAGATGAACACATAGAATACTTTAATGATAAAAAATATTTTATTAAATCGAGTATAGAATGGACAGCCAGTGACGAATGCTATATGACTTTGCAAGAGTCTAACTTGCCTGATTTCCCTTTTAAAAGAGGTATTAAATTGCATATGAGAATTATTAAAGTTAAGCGTGGTTATATTCATTACGAATCTACCTTAGGTGGTAGAAGTTGGACGGGTAAAATGAAACAACTAATCTAAATTAGTTATAATGTTTTTAGATTAAGAATCAAACTTAAAATTGGCTTTTAAAAATTTTATTTTGTGAAACACTACTTTCTTTTAAAAGTTAATTAGATGAAATCTAATCTCACATTTTAAATGAAGAGAGAATCTATTAAATGATTTTTCATTGTTATCATACTCATAAATTTCTACTATAATCTATACTTGAATTTTTTTATTTCTTTGATCTTATATATCCCCCATTATGAGAAAAATTTTATTTGTTTTTAGTTTTATGCTTGTGCTATGTAATTGTTACGGACAGAGAGGTGTCGAAATCTCTATACAACAAGATGCAAGATTGTTATTCTTTGGAGATAAAAAAGGGAATGCCCCTTTAACTTTAAACCTTTTATCTAAGATTGAAGCATCTGTTTACAAGCTTAACAAAAGTCATGTTTCAACCTATCTTTCCGCAGAGTATGCAGATTTAGTAGGGAAAAATTACAAAAGATATGCTCTTGGATTAGGATATGTTTTTAAAAATGTTTACCGAAGAATTGGTGCTGGAGCGTATGTAGATTTTGGGAAAATATACAGGGAAAAAGAAGGTTTTTATAGCCATAGTATTAGTGGAGAGCTCAATTACAAGATTAGTAATAGATTAAAATTTATCTGTACACAGCAGCTTACGTATAGAAAAGATCTAAAAGTACTTTACAACTCAAAAAAAGGGTATATAATTAGTGGTTTTATTGGTTTAAAGTATCGGATATAACCCTACTATTAAGATGCTGTTATGGGTACGTATTTACAAGAATTAAGAAAACTACCTATTGAATGGTTTTTTATTCTTGCTTATATTTGTAGTAAGGAAAATTTTAAGTGCTCGTAAATAAGTCTAGTTATTAATGATGAAGCTTAAATTGTACTAATTTTAACCTTATATATTCCCCCAAATATGTTATTTAGAAAAGCTAAACTTTTGAGAAAGTTTAGCTTTTTGCTTATTTGATAAATTTGTAAAAGTTTAGAAAAAAGTATAAGAAAACTATTAGTACTATTTGGTTTAAAGAAAAAAAGTTAAGCTATTTTGACTGCCTCAATTAGTTTGTCAAAATCTGTTGCTTTATCATAAAAGGCAAAAGCACCATGTTTTAAACAGATTTGTTTTAGAGCTGTACTCATAGAGAAAACAAATACTTTAGTTTCTACTTTATTTTCAATAAGCCACTTTAATACTTCTATACCATTTCCATCGGGTAATTTTAAATCGAGTATAATTAATGTAAAGGTGGTGTCATTTAAAAAAGAAATTGCTTCCTGCAAGGACTCTGTCATACGTATATCTTTTATACCTCTAACACCCTTAGTTGCGTCAAAAATATTTTTTCCAATAAACGGGTTATCTTCTACTATTAATAAATTATTTAATGTTGATTTCAAAATTAAGTTTTTATGTCTTAAAATAAATTAACTTTCCATAGTAAATATAGGTACTTTGTAAATTTAAATAAATAAGCAATATGCTTGTTTTTAACTTTTTTAAATTTAAATTAATAATCAGTCATTGTTAGAAATCCAATGTAGTTAATCCTTTTTGAATAGCATATTTTGTCAATTCAGGAATTGTATATAAGTCTATTTTTTTCATAATATTATTTCTATGAACATCTATAGTCTTAGAACTTAAAAATAATATTTCTCCTGTTTCTTTAGAAGATTTACCTTCTGTAATTAATTGTAAAACCTCTTTTTCTCTAGAACTTAATTCAGCTTTTTCTAATGTCTCACCTTTCTTTAGTAAAGAAAGAATTTCTTGATTGATGTTTCTAGAAAGATATTTTTTGTCTTGTATTACCGTATTTATTGCAGTAATCAATTCATCGGCATCTCCGTCTTTTAGCAAGTAACCCAAAGCACCTGCTTTAAACATACCTTCTATAAACTGCTTGTTAGAATGCATCGAAAGACCTATTATTTTTATGTCTGGGTGCATTTTATGAATCTGTTTTGCTGCTTCAATACCATTTAAACCAGGCATTGCAACATCTATAATAATAACATCTGGTGTTAATTTCGAACAGATCGCTATAGCTTCTCTACCGTTGGAAGCTTCCCCAACAATATACATATTTGATTTTTGTTCTATAATATTTTTTAAACCATCTCGAAGTAATTGATGGTCGTCTGCTAATATTATTTTAATATCGTTTGTATGGGTCATTCAGCTAAAGGTACAAAAATTTTAATAGTAGTTCCTACATTTATTTTTGAAGTGATCTTAAAAATTCCTTGTATATTTCGAATGCGTTCTTGTACTGTAAATAAGCCAAAACCAGAACCAGAATGATTATGAAGGTTGTTTAAAACAGAAGTATCAAACCCAACACCATTATCAACTATAAGAATATTAATACCAAGTTTATTTTTATCAAGATCTAAAGTTATTAAGGATGCGCTTGAATATTTTATAGCATTTGTTACGACTTCTTGTATACTTCTATATAATAAAATTGATTTTAAATCATTAAGATTAATATTGTCTACATTGCTTTTTAATCGATACGCAATTTTATGAGTAGTTTCTACATCTTCAAGTAGCCAATTTAATGCTTCAATAATACCTAATTGATATAATATAGGAGGTGAAAGTTCATAGGTAATTTTACGGCTATTTTCTAAAGCATCAGAAATATGTGCTTTGATAAACTGCAAATCTTCGTCAATCATTTTTAAATCAGATCTTTTTTCTAACTCATTAATTTTCATCTTTGAGATAACCAAAGACTGGCTTAGATGATCGTGAATATTTGAAGCAATTTCTTTTTTTTGTTTTTCTTCCACCATCGTAATTTCCGTGGTTAATTTCTGAAGAGATGTTTGATATTCTTGAATTTCTTGATTTGCTAACATCCATTGTGTAATATCTCTAGCAGTTGTAACGTAATAGCTAATTTTTTTATCTTTATAAACGGGAGATGTTAAAAACTCTAACCAAATAAAATGCCCTTCTTTATGACGAACTCTAAAAGGAAAAGCTTTCATATCAATGTATCGATTAACCTCTTTTAAAGATTGAACATCATCTTTATGAACTATGCTTAGAATTTGTTTGCCTATAAACTCTGATTGCTCGTAACCCAATAGATTCTTTATAGAAGGACTAATGTATTTAAAAGTACTGTCTGGTTCTTGCAAACAAATCAAATCATTCGTGTTATTGGCTAATAAACGATACATTTCTTGAGTCTTTTCAATTTCAGCTCTTATCCTTTTTTGTTCTGTAATGTCTTGTATCGTACCTCTTAGACCTGTAACTTCTCCCGCTTTGTTTGTTACTGGGTATCCAATAGCGTTTACCCAAAGCTTTTCGTTACGTGCATCATTAAGTCTTAATTCAAGTTCATATTTTTTATTATTTGTAATAGATTCTTCAATTGCTTTTTTTAGTATTTCACCTGAACCTTCAACATAATAAGCTAAAGCTTGATCAAGAGGTGGAACCTCTCCAATCGGAATACCATGAAGTTTAAAAACCTGATTAGACCAACGTATTTTTTGTGTAGCCAAATCAAGTTCCCAAGCACCAATTTTAGCTATTTTTCCTGATTCATTTAGAAGAAATTCACTTCGTTCTACTTCGATAAGTACTTTTTTTATTTTCGACTCACTTCTTTTTAAGTTATTTTCTATTAATTTTTGATGTGTAACATCGTTCATAACAATTACCGCTCCTAATTTAATCCCTTTCGCATCAAAAAATGAAGCACCATTACAAACAACAACTCGCGGATTTTGATTAGTAGCTTTAATAATTATTTCGAGGTTTAAAATTTTTTTACCGTTAAATGCTTGTATAAGTGGAATTTCATCCGTTTTGAGTAAGGTTTTAGCATCTTCTTTATACAGCCCATAATTTTCAGCCCATTTTTCTTGAGGAATTTTCAGAATGTCTACACCGTGCCATTCTTTAGCAGCTTTATTAAACAACACTAATTTACCTTCAGCATTACATGCGACTATGCTTGCTGGCTGGTTCTCTGTCATTGTAGTTATAAACTCAGCTTGTGTTTTTAATTCATATTGAGCCTTTCGTATTTCAGTTACATCTTTTATAATGCCTAAAATAAATTTTTCTTTATTAATTTGTATTATTTCTGCTGAAACTAACCAAATTTTGGCTTCTTTTGATCTTGTAATAAAACCTGCCTCAAAATTCTCTACTTTACCAATTTTAATCAATTGATTTATAAAATCTGTACGATCATCTTGCGATTTCCATATATCTATTTGAGTTATCTTTTTACCTTTTAAATCTTCAGATGAATAACCAGATATCTTAAATGTTGCGTCATTGGTATTTATAATCTC from Polaribacter sp. ALD11 includes the following:
- a CDS encoding LexA family transcriptional regulator; the protein is MNTLSKNIKHLRTLKKLTQESLAKKLSVTRSRISSYEDNRSSPTIDFLIDFSKLFSIPIDIIVKKDLTKAKDVSFIEVGNKRILFPITVDNENENLIEVVPVKASAGYLLGYDDPEYIEQLEKIKLPFLPTGKHRAFPIKGDSMLPMKDGSYVVAEFVEDIKDAKSGVSYIVVTKDDGMTYKRVYNQIEDKQSLLLKPDNLSYQSYEVPVSEVLELWKFTCSINTQEYEEHELKLSSIINMFNGLGVELEALKKSLI
- a CDS encoding response regulator, with translation MKSTLNNLLIVEDNPFIGKNIFDATKGVRGIKDIRMTESLQEAISFLNDTTFTLIILDLKLPDGNGIEVLKWLIENKVETKVFVFSMSTALKQICLKHGAFAFYDKATDFDKLIEAVKIA
- a CDS encoding response regulator transcription factor — protein: MTHTNDIKIILADDHQLLRDGLKNIIEQKSNMYIVGEASNGREAIAICSKLTPDVIIIDVAMPGLNGIEAAKQIHKMHPDIKIIGLSMHSNKQFIEGMFKAGALGYLLKDGDADELITAINTVIQDKKYLSRNINQEILSLLKKGETLEKAELSSREKEVLQLITEGKSSKETGEILFLSSKTIDVHRNNIMKKIDLYTIPELTKYAIQKGLTTLDF
- a CDS encoding PAS domain S-box protein, producing MLKIKNFPLRYSIPIGILLLNLILLLADFYSSKHSLTSQTIRRTTEQIRETGLLLSMQVENSIRNKNTNEAHDIINHISGFKNITHVLLVDENQKIIAANDFRLEGKSILQVSDSVFPGISIPQLKDYGLKIDYHESDRILYSYNQVFVGTTEGNFLPDLTGQLIITKDLTEELQELQQEIWSKSGIKFGLYIVFSFILWLIFNFVFLQRIVNIVKGFENPGQLNKPLFEGRDEISELANGFLKIHNQLKETLIRYQTILNGPSVAIAEVNVEGTYLFVNKTWQNLFGYSYEEAIGKKTSMILHPDEKDASLYQQVLSGKINHYSHQRKYLHKNGREIWCDLYVSENKNDAGNLISVVGIMHDITEKKQAEKAIKEQEKKFQLLYENMNLGVTYQNNKGQITDANPAAKKKIGLYLDQIHGKTSLDLTWKSIHEDGSTYSSNTHPSILALKTGKPILNKVMGIIHTSNNKCRWIKIDAIPQFKDGENKAYQVFATFDDITDIKKAEFLLKENEQRYVKAQQLGKVGNWEYNIQTEMVWGSDETLRIFGFDTKINYFTRDFVNTCITERKFVNKALTNLIEKGKEYDIEYEIITNNEGKSRIVHSKAELIKDKQGNPIKIIGVLLDITDRKRAEIELKESEEKFFKIFKNSPNSILLIKFSNYEIINTNDATFKISGYSSEDLKGKKITQIDIWKSQDDRTDFINQLIKIGKVENFEAGFITRSKEAKIWLVSAEIIQINKEKFILGIIKDVTEIRKAQYELKTQAEFITTMTENQPASIVACNAEGKLVLFNKAAKEWHGVDILKIPQEKWAENYGLYKEDAKTLLKTDEIPLIQAFNGKKILNLEIIIKATNQNPRVVVCNGASFFDAKGIKLGAVIVMNDVTHQKLIENNLKRSESKIKKVLIEVERSEFLLNESGKIAKIGAWELDLATQKIRWSNQVFKLHGIPIGEVPPLDQALAYYVEGSGEILKKAIEESITNNKKYELELRLNDARNEKLWVNAIGYPVTNKAGEVTGLRGTIQDITEQKRIRAEIEKTQEMYRLLANNTNDLICLQEPDSTFKYISPSIKNLLGYEQSEFIGKQILSIVHKDDVQSLKEVNRYIDMKAFPFRVRHKEGHFIWLEFLTSPVYKDKKISYYVTTARDITQWMLANQEIQEYQTSLQKLTTEITMVEEKQKKEIASNIHDHLSQSLVISKMKINELEKRSDLKMIDEDLQFIKAHISDALENSRKITYELSPPILYQLGIIEALNWLLEDVETTHKIAYRLKSNVDNINLNDLKSILLYRSIQEVVTNAIKYSSASLITLDLDKNKLGINILIVDNGVGFDTSVLNNLHNHSGSGFGLFTVQERIRNIQGIFKITSKINVGTTIKIFVPLAE